From a single Microbacterium terrisoli genomic region:
- the leuA gene encoding 2-isopropylmalate synthase, giving the protein MKNNQKPSTMPTHKYRPFHEQFHVDVPDRTWPSARITKAPRWCAVDLRDGNQALIDPMSPERKRIMFDLLVRMGYKEIEVGFPSASQTDFDFVRQLIDENLIPDDVTIQVLTQSRAHLIERTYEAISGAKQAIVHLYNSTSILQREVVFRTDKQGIVDIALEGARLCRENEKRVPGTTVYYEYSPESYTGTELEFAADICNQVLEVFEPTRERNVIINLPATVEMATPNVYADSIEWMNRHLNHRENVILSLHPHNDRGTAVAAAELGYMAGADRIEGCLFGNGERTGNVDLVTLGVNLFTQGIDPQIDFSDIDQIKRTVEHCNQLPVPERTPWGGDLVFTAFSGSHQDAIKKGFESMDARAAAAGVTVDEIEWAVPYLPVDPKDLGRSYEAVIRVNSQSGKGGVAYLLKSDHALDLPRRLQIEFSGVVQAKTDAEGGEITSDEIWSAFTDEYLPTDDAAARWGRFELLSTRTSSDMTGDVTLEVTLRDGDVDVQAGASGNGPVDAFLEVLHSEGIDVTVYDYVEHALSSGGDAQAAAYVELQVDGQRLWGVGIDGDISTASLKAIVSGVNRSIRSRVTAPELATV; this is encoded by the coding sequence ATGAAGAACAACCAGAAGCCCTCGACGATGCCGACCCACAAGTATCGTCCGTTCCACGAGCAGTTCCACGTCGATGTTCCCGATCGCACCTGGCCGTCCGCGCGCATCACGAAGGCGCCGCGGTGGTGCGCGGTGGACCTGCGCGATGGCAATCAGGCGCTCATCGACCCGATGAGCCCCGAGCGCAAGCGCATCATGTTCGACCTGCTCGTGCGCATGGGCTACAAAGAGATCGAAGTGGGCTTTCCCAGCGCCAGCCAGACCGACTTCGACTTCGTGCGCCAGCTGATCGATGAGAACCTGATCCCCGACGACGTCACGATCCAGGTGCTGACCCAGTCGCGGGCGCACCTCATCGAGCGCACATACGAGGCGATCTCCGGGGCCAAGCAGGCCATCGTGCACCTGTACAACTCCACGAGCATCCTGCAGCGCGAGGTCGTGTTCCGCACCGACAAGCAGGGCATCGTCGACATCGCCCTCGAGGGAGCACGGCTGTGCCGCGAGAACGAGAAGCGCGTTCCCGGAACGACGGTGTACTACGAGTACTCGCCCGAGAGCTACACGGGCACCGAGCTGGAGTTCGCCGCCGACATCTGCAACCAGGTGCTCGAGGTGTTCGAGCCCACCCGCGAACGCAACGTCATCATCAACCTCCCGGCCACGGTGGAGATGGCCACGCCGAACGTGTACGCCGACTCGATCGAGTGGATGAACCGGCACCTGAACCACCGCGAGAACGTCATCCTCTCGCTGCACCCGCACAACGACCGGGGTACGGCCGTCGCGGCTGCCGAGCTGGGCTACATGGCCGGCGCCGATCGCATCGAGGGGTGCCTGTTCGGCAACGGCGAGCGCACCGGCAACGTCGACCTCGTCACGCTGGGCGTGAACCTGTTCACCCAGGGCATCGACCCGCAGATCGACTTCAGCGACATCGACCAGATCAAGCGCACGGTCGAGCACTGCAACCAGCTGCCGGTGCCCGAGCGCACGCCGTGGGGCGGTGACCTGGTGTTCACCGCGTTCAGCGGCTCGCACCAGGACGCGATCAAGAAGGGGTTCGAGTCGATGGATGCCCGGGCAGCCGCGGCCGGTGTCACCGTCGACGAGATCGAATGGGCCGTTCCCTACCTGCCGGTCGACCCGAAGGACCTCGGGCGTTCGTATGAGGCCGTCATCCGTGTGAACTCGCAATCGGGCAAGGGCGGCGTGGCCTACCTGCTGAAGTCCGACCACGCGCTGGATCTGCCGCGTCGCCTGCAGATCGAGTTCTCGGGCGTCGTGCAGGCCAAGACCGACGCCGAAGGCGGCGAGATCACCAGTGACGAGATCTGGTCGGCATTCACCGACGAGTATCTGCCGACCGATGACGCCGCAGCCCGCTGGGGACGGTTCGAACTGCTGAGCACCCGCACCTCGAGCGACATGACCGGCGATGTCACGCTGGAGGTGACCCTGCGCGATGGGGACGTCGACGTGCAGGCCGGGGCATCCGGCAACGGCCCCGTCGATGCGTTCCTTGAGGTGCTGCACTCCGAGGGCATCGACGTCACCGTGTACGACTATGTCGAGCATGCGCTCAGCTCGGGCGGCGACGCACAGGCTGCGGCCTACGTCGAGCTGCAGGTCGACGGGCAGCGCCTGTGGGGCGTGGGCATCGACGGGGACATCTCCACGGCGAGCCTCAAGGCGATCGTGTCGGGTGTGAACCGATCGATCCGCTCGCGCGTGACCGCCCCCGAACTCGCCACGGTCTGA